The following proteins are co-located in the Polystyrenella longa genome:
- a CDS encoding motility associated factor glycosyltransferase family protein: protein MSNLFVRMNTDRSETPASLENMFAGSTSTSCWLIGGGPSLTEESAKIIQQTPSPRMCINLAGAGLIRPTFWTSYDPSTRFHKSIYFDAGITKFVHKRRALDLVPESSFKVCDCPNLYFFDRQRDRQFHDFLAPHHSGIVDWSDSMVQAIDILYRLGFRTLFLVGCEMRVQPSVAQQTRAREAGVVYESGELLKDFLRRCEEKGLSVEELESVEREEQYHFAETKSLKAAASAESHYFRIAQYLRLCRRAMSLAGLRLVSVTPESRLNDYFPYLSLDEAAFEIKNETGDPAVETTDGLYRQLTDRRVDFRGPMRDFKPPVDQSRESPEPQRKRDNQHEFLVEAEGFENKKPRAAGAGQLRLQAQHMEQVPVHVKEEG from the coding sequence CGAAGTGAAACTCCAGCCTCGTTGGAAAACATGTTTGCCGGGTCGACATCGACTTCATGCTGGTTGATCGGTGGAGGGCCATCGCTGACTGAAGAATCAGCAAAGATCATTCAACAAACGCCGAGTCCACGAATGTGCATCAATCTGGCCGGGGCAGGTTTGATTCGTCCCACCTTCTGGACATCTTATGATCCGTCGACGCGCTTTCATAAGTCTATTTATTTTGATGCCGGTATTACCAAGTTTGTGCATAAGAGGCGTGCGCTCGACCTGGTTCCGGAATCCTCTTTTAAAGTTTGCGATTGCCCTAACCTCTATTTCTTTGATCGACAACGAGATCGGCAGTTTCACGATTTTCTGGCACCGCACCATTCCGGGATTGTTGACTGGTCGGATTCGATGGTTCAGGCCATCGATATTCTCTATCGACTTGGGTTTCGCACCCTCTTTCTGGTGGGATGCGAAATGCGAGTACAGCCTTCTGTCGCTCAGCAGACACGTGCTCGCGAGGCAGGGGTTGTTTATGAATCGGGTGAGTTACTCAAAGACTTTCTGAGACGCTGCGAGGAGAAAGGTTTGTCGGTTGAAGAACTGGAATCGGTCGAACGGGAAGAGCAATATCACTTCGCCGAAACGAAATCACTAAAGGCAGCAGCGAGTGCGGAGTCGCACTATTTTCGCATCGCTCAGTACTTGCGGTTATGTCGCCGGGCAATGAGTCTGGCCGGTCTCAGGCTTGTTTCCGTGACACCTGAAAGTCGGTTGAATGACTATTTTCCATACCTTTCGCTCGACGAGGCGGCTTTCGAAATCAAGAACGAGACAGGCGACCCGGCTGTCGAGACAACGGATGGACTGTATCGACAATTGACGGACCGACGTGTGGATTTTCGTGGACCAATGCGAGATTTCAAACCTCCGGTTGATCAGTCCCGAGAGTCGCCGGAACCTCAAAGAAAACGTGATAATCAACACGAGTTTCTGGTTGAAGCAGAAGGGTTTGAAAATAAAAAACCACGAGCAGCAGGGGCCGGTCAACTTCGATTGCAAGCGCAACACATGGAGCAAGTACCTGTTCATGTTAAGGAAGAAGGTTAA
- a CDS encoding DUF6807 domain-containing protein — MRSNRFFVLLLSLILSTSFIASTDNASAAEHSIVWKAPTGVPAGTPLFVKQETDADESLQLVEAETGTKIPLQKSGEEWIGLFPREIKEGETLDFTVSAVPPVQAASAVFNIVQKEGCLVVSNRGREVFRYRTDSLEPPMGQSNIYRRSGYLHPLYTPRGKLVTGDFAADHPHQHGIMYAWTNTSFQGRKVDFWNQSAEQGRIEHRKIVAMGKGPVFAEIEVKIAHVDLTSGNPIDVLHEHWKLRVYDIGPDTNDNSLPYIIDFESVQEAATDEPLKILEYHYGGFAIRGNESWLGRDPNLFLTSLGMKREDGNHSRPNWCRMQGELGRGTAGVVLISHEHNFRAPIPVRLHPAKPYFCWAPLVLGDFEISKQNPLRSRFRIVSYDGEGSLQRLHQLSRNFSQPVWLDAR; from the coding sequence TTGCGATCCAATCGATTCTTTGTGCTCCTGCTCAGTCTTATTTTGTCGACCTCGTTTATCGCTTCGACTGACAACGCTTCTGCCGCCGAGCATTCGATCGTGTGGAAAGCTCCGACCGGTGTTCCCGCCGGAACACCCCTTTTCGTCAAACAAGAGACCGATGCGGACGAGTCTCTTCAATTAGTGGAAGCCGAAACCGGAACGAAAATCCCACTACAAAAAAGTGGTGAAGAGTGGATTGGATTATTTCCGCGCGAGATCAAAGAAGGGGAGACACTCGACTTTACCGTGTCAGCAGTTCCTCCCGTCCAGGCAGCATCGGCAGTCTTCAACATCGTGCAGAAAGAAGGATGTCTGGTCGTGAGTAATCGCGGTAGGGAAGTCTTTCGCTATCGCACTGACTCCCTTGAGCCTCCCATGGGGCAAAGTAATATCTACCGACGCAGCGGTTATCTGCATCCCCTCTATACGCCCCGAGGAAAATTAGTCACGGGAGACTTCGCCGCAGACCATCCTCATCAACACGGAATTATGTACGCTTGGACGAACACCAGTTTTCAGGGGAGGAAGGTCGACTTCTGGAATCAGTCCGCAGAACAGGGACGCATTGAGCATCGGAAAATTGTAGCCATGGGAAAGGGTCCCGTCTTCGCCGAAATCGAAGTGAAAATTGCTCACGTCGATCTCACTTCCGGAAACCCAATCGACGTCCTGCACGAACATTGGAAGCTCCGCGTGTATGACATTGGACCAGACACGAATGACAATAGCCTACCCTACATTATTGATTTTGAATCTGTTCAAGAAGCAGCCACGGACGAGCCACTGAAGATTCTGGAGTATCACTATGGTGGCTTTGCCATTCGCGGAAATGAATCGTGGTTGGGCCGCGATCCCAATCTTTTTTTAACCAGTCTCGGTATGAAACGGGAAGACGGGAACCATAGTCGTCCGAATTGGTGCCGTATGCAGGGGGAACTCGGAAGGGGGACTGCCGGCGTTGTTTTGATCTCTCATGAGCACAATTTCCGTGCTCCCATACCCGTTCGTCTGCACCCAGCCAAACCTTATTTCTGCTGGGCTCCGCTGGTATTGGGCGACTTTGAAATCAGCAAACAGAACCCGCTGCGGTCTCGGTTTCGAATCGTGAGCTATGACGGCGAGGGGTCGCTCCAGCGTCTTCATCAGCTGTCGCGGAATTTCTCACAGCCGGTCTGGCTGGATGCGAGGTAG
- a CDS encoding leucine-rich repeat domain-containing protein, producing the protein MTVWPPREWNRTERVLVVAAFVSLLMLGTAIGWPYWRHTERERLVDDIRSLDATVEPRYPQRLITGSRNWWPETPNFYTVTVIDTTEEQLREIVILTNQLPVSISLNIEDSPELELLDFPEIELKFNQLILQNNSNLKDVESVANATNLRSLKIKNCPVETEWKFLNSLTNLQTLVIENSGEIKSDQYFKQLTMLSFLAIDCDMRLTDLDFLRHMPLLTVLETGISVDQKIKANRTVAKLNNIDGLAHCPKLYLLNLAGCEMDATVPDLDKMSQLKFVEMGGVQQQESLDFLKDGQRYVSVKLTDFTGLTDISRLKNCSLEGHLDLQGATNLSDITVLIENPAILKPLKGGLDLRGTSVPEEQIEQLRLVHPNLIISSDFIKKK; encoded by the coding sequence ATGACGGTTTGGCCGCCGCGAGAATGGAATCGGACCGAAAGAGTTCTGGTTGTTGCGGCTTTTGTCAGCCTCCTCATGCTGGGGACCGCTATAGGCTGGCCTTACTGGCGCCATACAGAAAGAGAAAGACTGGTCGATGATATCCGAAGTCTGGATGCCACGGTTGAACCGAGATATCCACAGAGATTAATCACAGGTTCTCGGAATTGGTGGCCGGAAACTCCGAATTTCTATACGGTCACCGTTATCGATACTACCGAGGAACAACTTCGGGAAATCGTGATCCTGACGAACCAATTGCCGGTTTCCATTTCCTTAAACATCGAAGACTCACCTGAACTGGAGTTGCTGGATTTTCCTGAGATCGAATTGAAATTCAACCAGTTAATTCTTCAAAACAATTCCAACTTGAAAGATGTGGAATCCGTCGCGAACGCGACAAATCTCAGAAGTTTGAAAATTAAGAATTGCCCCGTGGAGACGGAATGGAAGTTCTTGAACTCACTGACCAACCTGCAAACCCTGGTTATTGAAAACAGTGGAGAGATTAAAAGCGATCAGTATTTCAAACAGTTAACGATGTTAAGTTTTCTCGCGATCGACTGCGACATGAGACTGACGGATCTCGATTTTTTGCGTCACATGCCACTTCTGACAGTTTTGGAAACGGGCATTTCAGTGGATCAAAAGATAAAAGCGAATCGCACTGTGGCGAAATTGAATAACATTGATGGATTAGCACATTGTCCGAAGTTGTATCTTCTCAATCTTGCTGGCTGTGAGATGGATGCAACCGTTCCTGATCTGGATAAAATGTCGCAATTGAAGTTTGTGGAAATGGGAGGGGTTCAACAACAGGAGTCGCTCGACTTCTTAAAGGATGGACAAAGATATGTCTCCGTCAAATTAACTGACTTCACAGGCCTGACTGATATTTCCCGGCTGAAAAACTGTAGTCTGGAAGGTCATCTGGATTTACAGGGGGCGACTAATTTAAGCGATATCACCGTTTTGATTGAAAACCCTGCCATCCTGAAACCTCTGAAAGGAGGCCTCGATCTGAGAGGCACCTCCGTTCCCGAGGAACAGATTGAACAACTACGACTCGTTCATCCGAATTTGATCATCTCGTCTGATTTCATCAAGAAGAAATGA
- a CDS encoding glycosyltransferase — protein MRLLQVCNVGNIVGGTAACTWSVVRALPDCEHVICFRSPPTRETSERFNACAGVEQLLYRRHLSHKEVMAVRPDLVLMHNIGPAVVEVPQVIPSVQYVHSQIQPMQADFEMNCSHWLTSKRGQSDGFVCWQGVPLTARYEEEKKTHSRLTIGRICTPTVRKWPQALIPFYALLARKFPEVLWEFIGCPMRFQPELTKVCKGEVLFREANWDAREHVARWDAMLYHHPDLTESFGRTVAEAMRVGTIPIVDDRGGFVEQINSDTGFLCHHPAEFELAIEMLQDIETRQQISQAGMVWANANFSIEAFRQRLLGLLQKL, from the coding sequence TTGCGTTTACTTCAGGTTTGTAATGTCGGAAACATCGTAGGGGGAACTGCTGCTTGTACCTGGAGTGTCGTTCGTGCATTACCCGATTGCGAGCATGTGATTTGTTTTCGTTCTCCACCGACGAGAGAGACGAGTGAGCGATTTAACGCTTGCGCGGGAGTCGAACAACTTCTTTATCGGCGTCACCTCTCCCATAAAGAAGTCATGGCTGTTCGCCCTGACTTAGTTCTCATGCACAACATCGGACCGGCAGTCGTTGAAGTACCGCAGGTGATTCCCTCAGTGCAATATGTGCATTCTCAAATACAGCCGATGCAGGCCGACTTTGAGATGAATTGTTCTCACTGGCTGACTAGCAAACGAGGGCAGTCTGATGGATTCGTTTGCTGGCAAGGTGTTCCACTGACCGCAAGGTATGAAGAAGAAAAGAAGACGCATTCACGGTTGACGATTGGTCGCATTTGCACACCGACGGTTCGCAAATGGCCGCAGGCACTGATTCCATTCTATGCTTTGCTCGCTCGGAAATTTCCGGAAGTCCTTTGGGAATTCATTGGATGCCCCATGCGCTTTCAGCCTGAACTCACGAAAGTTTGCAAGGGAGAGGTTTTATTCAGGGAAGCCAATTGGGACGCGCGAGAACATGTCGCGCGTTGGGATGCGATGTTATATCATCATCCAGATTTGACAGAGTCTTTCGGTCGGACAGTGGCGGAAGCGATGCGAGTGGGGACGATACCGATTGTTGACGACCGTGGTGGATTTGTCGAACAGATCAATTCCGATACAGGGTTTCTCTGTCACCATCCAGCGGAATTTGAACTCGCGATTGAAATGCTGCAGGATATTGAAACACGCCAGCAGATATCGCAAGCGGGGATGGTTTGGGCAAACGCCAATTTCTCAATTGAGGCATTCCGACAACGATTGCTGGGCCTACTTCAGAAACTTTAG
- a CDS encoding indolepyruvate ferredoxin oxidoreductase subunit alpha, translated as MTHVVAEPCMNCKYTDCVLVCPVECFYEGDNMLYINPDECIDCAACIPECPVEAIFQEDDLPEQWSSFVELNAEKAPECEVITEQKASLADSGGDCKNAD; from the coding sequence ATGACTCATGTTGTCGCAGAACCTTGCATGAACTGCAAATACACCGACTGCGTGCTGGTGTGCCCGGTAGAATGTTTCTACGAAGGCGATAATATGCTCTACATCAATCCCGATGAGTGCATCGACTGTGCAGCATGTATTCCCGAGTGTCCCGTGGAAGCAATCTTCCAGGAAGATGATCTTCCCGAACAATGGTCCAGCTTCGTCGAACTGAATGCCGAAAAAGCACCAGAATGCGAAGTCATCACCGAGCAGAAAGCTTCTCTGGCCGACTCCGGCGGGGACTGCAAGAACGCCGATTAA
- a CDS encoding STAS domain-containing protein, whose product MLRSAVQFEGPILMEMPHKVFPVEVQPRVLVVTPVGDAVAFKDCDVKWELTMILNQLERLPVHHVMIDFSAANYFGSVVIGSMVRLSSLVKGRGGKAAMCGASEDMQVVLDAMNLNQMWSQFQDRNEAVRWLNS is encoded by the coding sequence ATGTTGCGATCAGCCGTTCAATTCGAAGGTCCTATCCTGATGGAAATGCCGCATAAAGTTTTCCCGGTAGAAGTGCAGCCCAGAGTGCTGGTCGTCACTCCGGTTGGAGACGCGGTCGCCTTCAAGGACTGTGACGTTAAATGGGAGCTGACCATGATCCTCAATCAGCTCGAGCGATTACCGGTCCATCACGTGATGATCGACTTCAGCGCCGCCAACTACTTCGGTTCCGTCGTTATCGGCAGTATGGTGCGACTCTCCTCGCTGGTGAAAGGGCGCGGGGGCAAAGCGGCGATGTGTGGTGCGTCCGAAGACATGCAGGTCGTACTTGACGCGATGAACTTGAACCAGATGTGGTCTCAGTTCCAGGATCGGAATGAGGCCGTTCGCTGGCTGAATAGCTAA
- a CDS encoding carboxylate-amine ligase: MNAISFTQNDYPTLGVEIELQLVESNTLALSNSIDEVLKALPEEFHQFVKPELMQSYLEINTRVCRTVAEAGNDLRTTLEATEKAIEELGLKLFWSATHPFSSWREQEITVNDRYYRLVDLMQDIARRLLTFGLHVHVGVDTGDKAIMVSERMLRYLPLLLSLSSNSPFWEGRNTGIHSNRSVIMEGLPTAGLPHLVRNWSEYTWLINHLINTGFINSIREIWWDIRPHHNFGTVEVRICDMPANLNQVLAITAFVQCMVVALSEEIDSGTYQADYHPMMVQQNKWRATRYGGEAELVNHDTFQQQSVHELTSHLVDLLLPTAEKLDCVPELKSILTLHNETGASQQLEIYDRTGSRREVVREMVQKNNWRTLPPLR; encoded by the coding sequence ATGAACGCGATTTCGTTTACTCAAAACGATTACCCCACGCTGGGTGTCGAAATCGAATTGCAACTAGTCGAATCTAACACACTCGCACTGTCCAACTCGATTGATGAAGTCCTCAAGGCACTGCCCGAGGAATTCCATCAGTTCGTCAAACCTGAATTGATGCAGTCCTATCTTGAAATCAACACACGCGTCTGCCGTACCGTGGCTGAAGCGGGCAACGACTTGCGTACCACGTTGGAAGCCACCGAAAAAGCGATTGAAGAACTCGGTTTGAAACTCTTCTGGTCGGCGACCCACCCGTTCTCCTCCTGGCGGGAACAAGAAATTACGGTTAATGACCGGTACTATCGTCTGGTCGATTTGATGCAGGATATCGCCCGTCGGCTATTAACCTTTGGCCTGCATGTGCATGTCGGTGTTGATACTGGTGACAAGGCGATTATGGTCAGCGAACGGATGCTCCGTTATCTCCCGCTGTTGCTCAGCCTGTCGTCGAACTCCCCCTTCTGGGAAGGACGGAATACAGGAATTCATTCTAACAGATCCGTCATTATGGAGGGACTGCCCACCGCCGGACTGCCGCATCTGGTGCGAAACTGGAGCGAATACACCTGGCTCATTAACCACTTGATCAACACCGGTTTCATCAATTCCATTCGCGAAATCTGGTGGGACATCCGACCGCATCATAACTTCGGAACGGTGGAAGTTCGTATCTGCGATATGCCAGCGAATCTGAATCAGGTCCTGGCGATCACTGCATTCGTCCAATGTATGGTGGTGGCTTTATCAGAAGAAATTGATTCGGGAACTTACCAAGCCGATTATCACCCCATGATGGTTCAGCAGAACAAATGGCGTGCGACCCGTTACGGTGGCGAGGCTGAACTCGTCAATCACGATACGTTCCAACAGCAGTCTGTCCATGAACTCACGTCCCACCTGGTCGACCTGCTTCTTCCGACGGCAGAAAAACTCGATTGTGTCCCGGAACTCAAATCAATTTTAACGCTGCACAACGAGACTGGAGCATCACAGCAACTCGAAATCTATGACCGAACCGGTTCTCGGAGAGAGGTCGTTCGGGAAATGGTGCAAAAAAACAACTGGCGAACCCTGCCGCCGCTGCGATAA
- a CDS encoding rhodanese-like domain-containing protein, whose product MTDAATPLEMSCEQVKAKLDNNDDFLLLDVREEDEYQTVHVEGATLVPMSQIQDRVGELDPQKDSEVVVYCHHGGRSMKVMLWLRKQGFSKAINMSGGIDEWAEKIDPSLPRY is encoded by the coding sequence ATGACTGACGCTGCCACTCCGCTCGAAATGTCCTGTGAACAGGTGAAAGCGAAACTGGATAACAACGACGATTTTCTGCTGCTCGATGTGCGGGAAGAGGATGAATATCAGACAGTGCACGTGGAAGGAGCAACACTCGTCCCGATGAGCCAGATTCAGGATCGTGTGGGTGAGTTGGACCCCCAGAAAGATAGCGAAGTTGTCGTGTACTGCCATCATGGAGGCCGCAGCATGAAAGTGATGCTCTGGTTGCGAAAACAAGGCTTCAGCAAGGCGATCAACATGTCAGGGGGAATTGATGAATGGGCGGAGAAAATCGATCCGAGTTTGCCTCGGTATTAG
- a CDS encoding glycosyltransferase family 2 protein, whose translation MMDSTLVIPQRGHIELTLDCLDSLRRVESKRWPVVVVDDGSTMEEVERFDRLKPPGVRLVTQFQAGVTAAWNLGALQVCTKAVLFINNDVLFRTPSVEAMLEPLNTKTARMTGVRYRIEPNVPVGSLNEELPEDETIRLLEGWALSCFVEDYYRIGGFDEQFQTYFSDTDFQLRMREEFGSSCLKAIGDIGLEHLGHRTAHLEPTHRQQWRRDRKLFRLKWKQVKNRSPDIAFTSGL comes from the coding sequence ATGATGGACAGCACTCTGGTGATTCCCCAACGTGGTCACATTGAACTGACGCTTGATTGTCTGGATTCACTAAGGCGGGTTGAATCGAAACGGTGGCCGGTTGTCGTGGTGGATGATGGGTCGACGATGGAGGAAGTGGAACGCTTTGATCGTCTGAAGCCGCCAGGTGTCCGGTTGGTTACCCAGTTTCAGGCAGGAGTGACCGCGGCCTGGAATCTGGGAGCACTGCAGGTTTGTACCAAAGCGGTGTTGTTTATTAACAATGACGTGCTCTTTCGGACTCCCTCAGTTGAAGCGATGTTGGAACCACTCAATACGAAAACGGCACGAATGACGGGAGTACGTTATCGAATCGAACCGAATGTGCCAGTGGGATCATTGAATGAAGAACTTCCAGAAGATGAGACGATTCGATTGCTGGAAGGGTGGGCTCTCTCCTGTTTCGTTGAGGATTACTATCGAATCGGTGGGTTTGACGAGCAGTTTCAAACTTATTTTTCGGATACCGATTTTCAACTTCGAATGCGAGAAGAGTTTGGTTCGAGTTGCTTGAAAGCCATTGGTGATATTGGCTTGGAGCATCTTGGGCACCGAACGGCTCATCTCGAACCGACGCATCGACAACAGTGGCGGCGGGACCGGAAACTCTTTCGTCTAAAATGGAAACAGGTCAAAAACAGGAGCCCCGATATTGCGTTTACTTCAGGTTTGTAA
- a CDS encoding excinuclease ABC subunit UvrC, with amino-acid sequence MKDNRGVVIYIGKAVNLRSRVNSYFTKAARLDRRTADLVPEIVDLETIDTESEVEALLLEARLIKDTQPRFNSELKDDKSFPYLQITTNEDFPRIEFTRTPKLKGTKLYGPFTNAKKLRGAISVLQKVFRFRNCTLDIEENDEKWRWFRPCLLHSINQCTAPCNLRITKEEYKKDIKHLRMFLDGNKKKVLKDLMKEMEEASKELKFEKAARLRDQIKSLENLNLRGDIEEHAQPEVFYIDPKKGVEGLKRVFKLDHLPRRIEGMDIAHLQGGQTVASLVQFIDGLPFKHGYKRYKIRTVQGIDDFASMREVVSRRLRRLEQEGEPFPDILLIDGGKGQLNAALSAMRAIGVDPPFTISLAKREEEVYVPGESEPRRLSRHSYALRLLQYVRDESHRFAQHYHHLLHHKHTFDE; translated from the coding sequence ATGAAGGATAACCGCGGCGTGGTGATCTACATTGGCAAAGCGGTCAACCTGCGCAGTCGCGTGAACAGCTATTTCACGAAGGCGGCACGCCTTGATCGCCGGACAGCGGATCTCGTTCCTGAAATCGTTGACTTGGAAACCATCGATACCGAAAGCGAAGTCGAAGCATTGCTGCTGGAAGCCCGGCTGATTAAAGACACTCAACCCCGGTTCAATTCCGAGCTAAAGGACGACAAGTCGTTCCCTTATCTACAGATCACTACCAACGAAGACTTTCCTCGGATCGAATTCACCCGTACTCCGAAATTAAAAGGGACCAAGCTTTACGGTCCTTTTACAAACGCCAAAAAACTTCGTGGAGCCATTTCAGTCCTGCAGAAAGTCTTTCGATTTCGTAACTGCACTCTCGACATCGAAGAGAACGACGAAAAGTGGCGTTGGTTTCGTCCCTGCCTGCTCCACAGCATCAATCAGTGTACCGCGCCCTGTAATTTGCGAATCACGAAGGAAGAGTACAAAAAAGACATTAAACATCTACGCATGTTTCTCGATGGAAACAAAAAGAAGGTCCTCAAAGATTTGATGAAGGAGATGGAAGAGGCCTCCAAAGAATTGAAATTTGAAAAAGCAGCCCGCCTGCGAGATCAGATTAAATCACTCGAAAACCTGAACCTGCGCGGAGACATTGAAGAACATGCCCAACCTGAAGTTTTTTACATCGACCCCAAGAAAGGTGTCGAGGGACTCAAACGCGTGTTCAAGCTCGATCACCTTCCACGCCGCATCGAAGGCATGGATATCGCCCACTTGCAGGGAGGCCAGACCGTTGCCAGTCTGGTTCAGTTCATCGATGGCTTGCCTTTCAAACATGGTTACAAGCGATATAAGATCCGCACCGTCCAGGGAATCGATGACTTCGCTTCCATGCGGGAAGTAGTCAGCCGCCGTCTGCGCCGGCTGGAGCAAGAGGGGGAACCATTTCCTGACATCCTGCTCATCGATGGGGGCAAAGGGCAGTTAAACGCCGCACTGTCCGCGATGCGTGCCATCGGGGTCGATCCCCCCTTCACCATTTCGCTGGCCAAGAGAGAAGAAGAAGTTTACGTCCCCGGCGAATCCGAACCTCGCCGCCTCAGCCGCCACTCCTATGCACTTCGCTTGCTTCAATATGTCCGCGACGAATCTCATCGCTTCGCCCAGCACTATCATCATCTGTTGCATCACAAACATACGTTCGATGAGTAA
- a CDS encoding amidohydrolase yields the protein MKLHSLETHLNHLEEHTGWLNDFDHAIARLSSRLIEIRRHLHAHPEPSGEEIQTTTYLTELLQAVGLNPVVKQNDIGLTVDFEIGNPDPTTPLIAIRADIDALRIPDEKQVPYRSQNDGVMHACGHDAHSTIVTGIGLAAMGAELTEGVTNVPAARVRLLFQPAEETCQGARWMIEQNSLDGVAAILSLHMEPERAVGEAAVRYGTMTANCDEVQLTVTGHGGHAARPHHTSDPVAASAELIMALHQYLPRSVDSRHPSVFSVGQLMGGYAPNVIPETVEIRGSLRTIQADTRERLHRRIREIAHGVGKTSGTLIDVDFHNALPSIVNNNDATRCLELAAMQILGTENTSRIDQPSMGGEDFALYLEQVPGAMIRLGCARDISDPTLLHSCRFDIDETVLSLGARIIMRSVLLLGHQLETTSGESL from the coding sequence ATGAAACTTCATTCTCTGGAAACTCATTTGAACCACCTGGAAGAACATACGGGCTGGTTGAATGATTTCGACCACGCCATCGCCCGCCTTTCTTCCCGGTTGATCGAAATCCGTCGCCACCTGCATGCTCATCCGGAACCCAGCGGGGAAGAAATTCAGACAACGACCTACCTGACCGAATTGCTGCAAGCTGTCGGCCTGAATCCAGTGGTGAAACAGAACGACATCGGCCTGACTGTCGATTTTGAAATCGGTAACCCGGATCCGACGACTCCGCTGATTGCGATCCGCGCAGATATTGATGCATTACGCATTCCGGATGAAAAGCAGGTCCCCTATCGCTCCCAGAATGATGGCGTGATGCATGCCTGCGGTCACGACGCCCACTCCACAATTGTCACCGGCATTGGCCTCGCCGCCATGGGAGCCGAACTGACCGAAGGGGTCACCAACGTACCTGCGGCACGGGTCCGGCTGTTGTTTCAACCGGCTGAAGAAACCTGTCAGGGTGCTCGCTGGATGATCGAACAGAATTCACTGGACGGAGTCGCCGCGATTCTGAGTCTGCATATGGAACCGGAACGGGCCGTCGGCGAAGCTGCTGTTCGATATGGAACAATGACGGCCAACTGCGATGAAGTTCAATTGACCGTGACTGGTCACGGAGGCCATGCCGCCAGACCGCATCATACGTCGGACCCCGTAGCAGCTTCGGCTGAACTGATCATGGCGCTCCATCAGTATCTTCCCCGCTCGGTCGATTCCCGCCATCCGTCAGTCTTTTCTGTGGGTCAATTGATGGGAGGTTATGCTCCGAACGTCATTCCCGAGACAGTCGAGATTCGAGGTTCCCTTCGCACGATTCAAGCCGACACTCGTGAACGATTACACCGCCGCATTCGTGAAATCGCCCATGGAGTCGGAAAGACAAGTGGCACCCTCATTGATGTCGATTTCCATAATGCCCTCCCTTCGATCGTCAATAACAACGACGCCACCCGCTGTCTGGAATTGGCCGCCATGCAAATTCTGGGAACCGAGAACACGAGTCGGATTGATCAACCCAGTATGGGCGGAGAAGATTTCGCCCTTTATCTTGAGCAGGTTCCAGGAGCCATGATTCGCTTGGGCTGTGCCCGAGACATAAGCGACCCCACGTTATTGCACTCCTGTCGCTTTGACATTGATGAAACGGTTCTCTCTCTGGGAGCACGTATTATAATGCGTTCCGTGCTGTTGCTGGGACATCAACTTGAAACCACTTCCGGAGAGTCGTTATGA